A part of Phoenix dactylifera cultivar Barhee BC4 chromosome 2, palm_55x_up_171113_PBpolish2nd_filt_p, whole genome shotgun sequence genomic DNA contains:
- the LOC103699863 gene encoding glutathione S-transferase U17-like — MAAAGEEVKLVGGWASPFVVRVGIALHLKGVGYEFLQEEFGKKSELLLKSNPVYKKIPVLIHNGKPICESMIIVEYVDEVWASAGPSILPADPYDRAMGRFWAAYIDDKFPSSIRTIRGLNEEAKAEAAEQVATALQLLEDAFAKCSKGKGFFGGETIGYLDIALGSYLGWIKAVEKMAGFKALDEAKTPMLAGWAERFCSDDAVKEVMPEADKLIEFAKKIQAIMNAAPAR, encoded by the exons ATGGCAGCAGCTGGAGAGGAGGTGAAGTTGGTGGGTGGATGGGCAAGCCCCTTTGTGGTCAGGGTGGGGATCGCCCTCCACCTCAAGGGGGTCGGCTACGAGTTCTTGCAAGAGGAGTTCGGGAAAAAGAGCGAGCTCCTCCTCAAGTCCAACCCTGTCTACAAGAAGATCCCCGTCCTCATACACAATGGCAAGCCCATTTGCGAGTCCATGATCATCGTCGAGTACGTCGACGAGGTATGGGCCAGTGCGGGGCCTTCGATCCTCCCCGCCGACCCCTATGATCGTGCCATGGGTCGCTTCTGGGCTGCATACATCGATGATAAG tttccttcatccatcaGGACAATAAGAGGATTAAATGAAGAGGCCAAGGCAGAAGCAGCGGAACAAGTAGCTACTGCGCTTCAACTATTGGAAGATGCATTTGCAAAATGCAGCAAAGGAAAGGGCTTCTTTGGCGGGGAGACTATTGGCTATTTAGACATTGCCTTGGGGAGCTACTTGGGATGGATAAAGGCGGTAGAGAAGATGGCAGGCTTCAAGGCATTAGATGAGGCAAAGACGCCTATGTTGGCTGGATGGGCAGAGCGCTTTTGCTCTGATGATGCGGTAAAGGAAGTGATGCCTGAGGCAGACAAGCTCATAGAGTTCGCCAAGAAGATTCAAGCTATCATGAATGCTGCTCCTGCCCGCTGA